The following nucleotide sequence is from Barnesiella viscericola DSM 18177.
AATTCTTTCGGGAAGCAAACTGTTATAAAACCCTGAAATTACAGGTGCGACAGGTCGGTGACGGCGGTGGGGCAGAGTATGGCGGCATGGGCGGCCTGTTGGGCAATCTTGGCCTGGGCTTCGCTCACCCCTTCGGGGCGGTAGGCAATGCCTGTCGACGGCTCGCCGAAGAAGGTCTCGAACCAGGTGCAGGCGGCGGTATAGCGGCCGTAGGTCAGGTTCAGGTGATAGCCGTCGCGGCACAGGGTGTCGCCCAGGCTGCTGCTGCGGGCATTTTGTATGGCCGTGCCGGTGGGTATGACCCGGGTGATGTGTTGCCTGCGGGCGGCCTGGCTGTAAGCAAAGACCACGTCGTCGTACATGGTTTGCTGGTCTTTCCCGTAGCGGTAGAAGCCGGGGTGGGTCGAGTTCCGGGCATAGGCCCAGGTCTGTTGCAGGGCATACTGCACGTGGGGATTGGTGGCGAGTGGCCGCACATAGTCCATGAGTTCGGCCAGGTCGGGGAAGTAGGTGCCGTATTGTCCGGCCAAGTCGCTCACCTGTTGGAAGACGATATAGTCCCACGCTTCGTCCCGAATGGCGTCGTGCAGCGTTTTGTCATGCTCTTCGGTATATTTCCCGTCGATGTTCTTGCGGTACAGATAGGCAGGGCGGTCGTGACGGGCGTTGTCTAGGTGGCGTGCGATGGAGCAGCCGCCTATGTAGGTATTGGCGACGATGATGTGTTTCCCGGCCGAGCGGGCCACCTCGTCGAGGTATTCGATGCCGTCGTCGGCAAAGCTGTTGCCGATGGCGAGTATCCTGAGGGTGTCGTTTTGGGCATGGAGCGATGCGGTCAGGAGCAAGGCGAAAAGGAGCAGTAGCGCACGATAGGTTTTCATAAGCCGTGATGATTTGAGGTATTTTTATTCGGGGAGCCAAATTACAAATTTTCTTTTGCTTTTCGTCCCCGGGAGGTGTGATATTTTTGTGCATTTGTGTGGGCAGGGGGCCTATTCGATGCGTATCGGGCAGCGACCGTGCCTCAGGTCTTTGATAATCTCGAAGACCAGTTGCAGAATTTGCGGTATGGCCCGCCTGATTTCGGGCGACAGGTGCATGCCCAGTCGGTGGCAGTTGCGCACGCTCACGGCCAGCAGTTCGATTTGCGGGGCCTGTCCCAGCAGGAGCATGGCGTCGATCATCTCTTTCAGCCCTATCTCGTGAGCGCTCAGCAACGGCGGGTAGTCGCGGGAGTATCGGGGCGATAGGCGGCGAATGGTACCGGCCGGGCGGTTGTCGAGCGCCGCGTCGACAAGGATTACCCGGGGATAGCTCTGCAAGGTCTCCAACAGAGCCAGTCCCCCGGTGCCTCCGTCGAGCACGTCGACACCTCGGGGCAACTCCATCTGGCTGAGGGTGTGCACAATGTGTATACCTATCCCCTCGTCGTTGAGCACGAGGTTGCCTATGCCCAGCACGAGAATGGGTTCGTTGGCCGGGTTGGCTGCGATGGGCTTATTTTCGTTTCGTTTCATGGGTTATTTCCTCTTTTTGTCGGTGAATCTGTTGTTGCTGCTGTTGTTCGGTCTCATAGGCCTCGGCCAGGTCTTCCCGTACGAACTTCCACCCGCCGATAATCGACGAGGCTACACCGTTGCGCTCGATGTAGTCGTGATAGAACACCAGGTAGATGTGGGCGATGGAGAAGAGGATAAAGGCCCACATGGCGATGTGGTGTATCTGCCGCACCACGAAAAAGCCTCCCCACATTTGCAGCAGCCACGAGAAGAAGGGTTCCATCACGTTGTTGGTCGATACGCAGAACATGGCCATGCCCGTGAAGGTCTGTACGAGGAAGAGCAGGAATACCCCGAAGTAGGTGAAGGCGGCCAGACTGTTGTGCCCGATGTCGTAGACCGGGTTGGGCGAGAGTAGCAGCACGTCGACCCGGGTGGTGTCGCAGATGCCCCGCCACTGTCGCCGGGTGAGCGGCAGGTAGTTGTTCCAGCGGGCGAACGAGTTGCCGGCAAAGGCCCAGTAGAGCCGCACCAGAAAGTTGAGGATAAAGACAAAGGCGGCGACAAAGTGGATAAACCGCACCCATCCGAACCAGTAGTTGGCCTCGGGCGGTGTGGCGTGCTGTATGGCCGGCGGGTTGCCGATGAGGTAGCCCGTCACGCACAGCACGACGATGGATAGGGCATTGGCCCAGTGGAAGATGCGCACGGGCAGCTCCCATACATAGACTTCGCGTAAGGATTTTCGGCGGCTTATCATGACGTTTCTTTTTTTGAGGGTGGGTCGGGTTATATCATTTCGCAGCGGTGTATGTGCTCGCCCTTCTCGTCGTAGAGGTGTACGGCACAGGCCATGCAGGGGTCGAACGAGTGTATGGTGCGAATGATTTCGAGCGGGGTCTGCGGGTCGGCGACGGGGG
It contains:
- a CDS encoding DUF4886 domain-containing protein, whose amino-acid sequence is MKTYRALLLLFALLLTASLHAQNDTLRILAIGNSFADDGIEYLDEVARSAGKHIIVANTYIGGCSIARHLDNARHDRPAYLYRKNIDGKYTEEHDKTLHDAIRDEAWDYIVFQQVSDLAGQYGTYFPDLAELMDYVRPLATNPHVQYALQQTWAYARNSTHPGFYRYGKDQQTMYDDVVFAYSQAARRQHITRVIPTGTAIQNARSSSLGDTLCRDGYHLNLTYGRYTAACTWFETFFGEPSTGIAYRPEGVSEAQAKIAQQAAHAAILCPTAVTDLSHL
- a CDS encoding hydrogenase maturation protease → MKRNENKPIAANPANEPILVLGIGNLVLNDEGIGIHIVHTLSQMELPRGVDVLDGGTGGLALLETLQSYPRVILVDAALDNRPAGTIRRLSPRYSRDYPPLLSAHEIGLKEMIDAMLLLGQAPQIELLAVSVRNCHRLGMHLSPEIRRAIPQILQLVFEIIKDLRHGRCPIRIE
- the cybH gene encoding Ni/Fe-hydrogenase, b-type cytochrome subunit, producing MISRRKSLREVYVWELPVRIFHWANALSIVVLCVTGYLIGNPPAIQHATPPEANYWFGWVRFIHFVAAFVFILNFLVRLYWAFAGNSFARWNNYLPLTRRQWRGICDTTRVDVLLLSPNPVYDIGHNSLAAFTYFGVFLLFLVQTFTGMAMFCVSTNNVMEPFFSWLLQMWGGFFVVRQIHHIAMWAFILFSIAHIYLVFYHDYIERNGVASSIIGGWKFVREDLAEAYETEQQQQQQIHRQKEEITHETKRK